In Geminocystis sp. NIES-3709, a single genomic region encodes these proteins:
- the purM gene encoding phosphoribosylformylglycinamidine cyclo-ligase, translating into MDYKQAGVDVEAGREFVKKITDNVASTYRKGVLGGLGGFGGCFEIPAGYQQPVLISGTDGVGTKLKIAHELNHHDTVGIDLVAMCVNDILTSGAEPLFFLDYLATGKLDSNQLAEVINGIVIGCKESGCALLGGETAEMPGFYKLGEYDLAGFCVGIVEKSQILDGSKVELGDVAIALASSGIHSNGFSLVRKIIETQGLSWNDKPMELEGKSLGEVCLTPTRLYVKPVLSALKSELPIKAMAHITGGGIPENLPRCLPKNRSIEVNLNSWIMPTIFQWLAKTGNVNQEDMLNTFNLGIGFVVIVPEDSVTTIKDHFSNYDIDTYSIGKVIEGEQTIVFK; encoded by the coding sequence ATGGATTATAAACAGGCTGGAGTTGATGTGGAAGCGGGTAGAGAGTTTGTCAAAAAAATCACTGATAATGTGGCTAGTACTTATAGAAAGGGTGTTTTAGGAGGATTAGGTGGTTTTGGTGGTTGTTTTGAAATTCCTGCTGGTTATCAACAGCCTGTATTAATTTCTGGTACAGATGGTGTGGGTACAAAGTTAAAGATTGCTCATGAATTAAATCATCATGATACTGTAGGTATTGATTTAGTGGCGATGTGCGTTAATGATATTTTGACAAGTGGTGCCGAACCCTTATTTTTTCTCGATTATCTCGCCACAGGAAAATTAGACAGTAATCAATTAGCAGAAGTTATCAATGGTATTGTCATCGGTTGTAAAGAAAGTGGGTGTGCTCTTTTGGGAGGAGAAACAGCAGAAATGCCGGGATTTTATAAATTAGGAGAATATGATTTAGCTGGTTTCTGTGTGGGAATTGTCGAAAAAAGCCAAATACTTGATGGTAGCAAAGTTGAATTAGGAGATGTTGCGATCGCTTTAGCTAGTAGTGGCATTCACAGTAATGGCTTTTCTTTGGTGAGAAAAATTATTGAAACTCAGGGTTTAAGTTGGAATGACAAACCGATGGAATTGGAAGGAAAAAGTTTGGGAGAAGTTTGTTTAACCCCCACTCGTCTTTATGTTAAGCCTGTTTTATCAGCTTTGAAGTCAGAATTACCCATTAAAGCAATGGCACATATTACGGGAGGAGGAATCCCTGAAAATTTACCCCGTTGTTTACCTAAAAATCGATCGATCGAAGTAAACTTAAATAGCTGGATAATGCCGACTATTTTTCAGTGGTTAGCTAAAACTGGTAACGTTAATCAAGAAGATATGTTGAATACTTTTAATTTAGGTATCGGTTTTGTTGTGATTGTACCTGAAGATAGTGTTACAACAATAAAAGATCATTTTAGTAACTATGATATTGATACTTACTCCATCGGCAAAGTAATTGAAGGAGAACAAACTATCGTGTTTAAATAA